Sequence from the Nocardia cyriacigeorgica GUH-2 genome:
CGATCTGCAGCGAGGCGGCGTCGGTGTGCGGGTGGCCCGGCCCGCCGTTCATCAGGGTGACCGCGTGACCGTCGAGGTCGAGCTCGACGATGAAGGCCGAGCCGTCGGCAGTGCGGCTGATATCGACCACCCGCGAATTCGGCACCACGGACGCGTAGAAGGTGCCGGCTTCTTCGGCCGCGTTGTCGAACCACAGGAAGGTAGTGATGCTGGACATGGTGTTCTCCTCTGCTCGCTGTGACGTGCTGTCATCCGGTAGTCGGAGCCACGACGAGCCTCTCGACACATCTCGGCGAATTTTTCCGAGAGATTTTCTCGGGATTCCGCGCCGGCCGGACCGGACCACAACTATCTCTCGCACTGATAGCGTTTCGACATGATCACCGGAGCGCATTCCATCATCTACGCCAGTGACGCCGAGGCCGCGCGCGCGTTCTTCCGTGACGTGCTCGGCCTGGCCCATGTGGATGCCGGGCACGGCTGGCTGATCTTCAAATCCCCGCCCGCCGAGCTGGCCGTGCACCCGACCGGACCGGGCGACGGCGGCCGCACCGAGATGTACCTGATGTGCGACGACCTGGCCGCCACCATCGCCGACCTGCGAGCCAAGGGCGTCGAGGTCGCCGACGACGTCGAGGAGGCCGGCTGGGGCCGGGTCACCAGGGTGACGGTGCCGGGCGCGGGCGAGATCGGCCTCTATGAGCCGCTGCATCCGACCGCCAACGACCTGGACTGACCGGCGGGCGCATGCCGGTCACGGTCCTGCTGGGCGGCGACGTCATGCTCGGTCGTGGCGTCGACCAGATCCTGCCCCGACCTGGCCGCCCGGAGCTGCGCGAGCCGTGGGTGCACGACGCCCGAAGCTACGTCGAAGCGGCGGAGCGGGTGAACGGCCCCATTCCGCGCCCGGTCGCCGTCGACTGGCCGTGGGGCGAGGTGCCGCGCGTCCTCGACGACCTCGCACCCGATCTCCGCCTCCTCAATCTGGAAACCGCGATCACCGCCGACGGCGACTTCGACCCGGACAAAGGCATCCACTACCGGATGCATCCGGGCAATATCGGGGCGCTCACCGCGATCGCGCCCAGCGCCTGCGCGCTCGGCAACAACCACGCCCTCGATTTCGGGCGGCCGGGTCTGCTCGACACCCTCGATACCTTGGCCGGCGCGCACGTGCAGGCGGTGGGTGCGGGCCGGGATCTGGCAACCGCCCGCACCCCCGCGATCCTGCCGCTCAGCAACGGGCGCCGGGCATTGGTCGTCTCCGTGGGCGCCCGATCCAGCGGTGTGCCCAGGTCGTGGGCGGCGGGTGCGGACCGGCCCGGACTGTGGTGGATCGATCATCCCGGTGCGCGTGGCGCCGAGGAGATCGCCGCCGAGCTGTCGGCGCATCGGCGCACCGGGGACGTGCTGATCGTGTCGGTGCATTGGGGACCCAATTGGGGTTACGGAATCAGCAGGAGCGAACAGGAATTCGCGCGCCGGTTGATCGAGGCGGGGGTCGATATCGTGCACGGGCATTCGGCGCACCATCCCCGGCCGATCGAGGTGTATCGCGGTAAGGCGATCCTGTACGGCTGCGGCGACGTCATCGATGACTATGAGGGCATCGGCGGGCACGAGTCGTATCGGCCGGAGCTGCGCCTGTTGTATCTGGTCACCGTCGACGGCGGGACCACCGTGCGGATGCTCCCGCTGTGTGTGCGCCGGATTCAGTTGCGCCGCGCGGGCGGCACGCACACGCGCTGGTTACGGGATCGGCTCGCGGACATCAGCGCGCCGTTCGGCACTCGGGTGCGCCTGGACGAAGACGACCTGCTGACGATCTGATCGGCGCACGCGCACCTCCCGCACAGTGAGCGGCTGGGTTGCCGGGCTGGATTCGGCCGGCGCTATCGTCGGATGAATACCGGTCACCGGCCGGCCACGACGATCCATACGTGATGAGGTGCGCGGATGTCCGACAGCGGCGCGAAGCCATGGGCGAAACGGTCCGATGACGACACCCGATCCGCACTGGCCGACGCACTGAGCCTGTTCCCGCGCCGAGCCGTCGAACCGAACGGCTACAAACCCGCCGCAGTGGCCATCGCCATCGTGACCGGCCCGGACGGACTCGGAATGTGGCTGACCGAACGGGCACCGACACTGCGGGCCCATGCCGGACAGTTCGCCCTCCCCGGTGGGCGGCTGGACGCCGGTGAGGACACGATCGCGGCGGCCCTGCGCGAACTGCACGAGGAACTCGGTGTCGAACTGCAACACTCCGACGTCCTCGGCCTACTCGACGACTACCCGACCAGATCCGGCTACCTCATGACGCCGGTGGTGGTGTGGGCGGGCGCCGATCCGGACCTGCGACCGAACCCGGCCGAAGTGGCGGTCGTGCACCGGATTTCATTCACCGAACTCGATGTCGCGCCCGAGTTCGCCCGCATCGACGGGTCCGATCGGCCGCTGATCCGGCTGCCGCTGCTCGGCGGTCACCTGCACGCGCCGACCGCGGCGATCATGTATCAGTTCCGTGAGGTGGCGCTGCATCGGCGGCATACCAGGGTCGATCACATCGAGCAGCCCCGTTTCGCCTGGGAGTGAGGCGGCCTCCTACACCCCGAGCGCGGGGGCGAACACCGACCACGACTGGTGCATATCGTCCTGCCAGTACTGCCAGGCATGCGTGCCCGGCCGCAGGTTCACTGTCGCCGGGATGCGCTGCGCGGCGAGGCTGTCCACCAGTGGGCGGGTGCACCCGCTCACGAAGGCCTCCATCGCACCGCCGACGAGCATGCGATCGGCCAGCTTGATCGGATTGCCGTTGATATCGGGCGAGGCGAGGGTTTCGTGCACGCCCGGGCCGCCGTTACCGGAGGAGACGTAGACCGCGAGCCCGCGCAACCGGTCCAGGTGCAGCATCGGATCGTGCTCGGCCCAGGCCGGATGCCCTGGCGGACCCCACATATTGGCGGCATTGGCACCGAACACGCCGAGCTGGGTGAACACGGTGGCCACCGCCATCGGATCACTGGTGCGGGTGCAGCCGCTGAACGCGCCGACCGCCTGGTAGAGGCCGGGCGAGCGGATCGCCAGGTTCAGCGCCGAGGTGGCCGACATCGACAGTCCCGCAACGGCATTGCGTCCCGTCGTCTGGAACCGCTCGGCCAGCAGCGGCGGCAACTCGCGGCTCAGGAACGTCTCCCACTGATTGCGGCCGAGCACCGGGTCGTCGGCGAGCCAGTCGGTGTAGTAGCTGGCCCGCCCGCCCATCGGCACCACCACATTGACGTGTTTGTCCGAGAAGAATTGCGCCACATCGGTGCGCCGCGTCCACGGCCCGCCGTCCTCGCCGCCGTCCACCGCGTTCAGCAGATACAGCGTCGGCGCACCCGCGCCCGGATGTGACATCCACAGCGTGATCGGCCGGTTCATGGCCGCCGAGTGCACCACCACCTCCAGTTCACGACCACCCAGCGGCCGGACCGAGAGGATCGCGGAAGCACCGGGGGCGGCGGTGGCGGGAGCGGGAAAGATCACCGCCACCACGGCGGTGGGTAGCAGGAACGCGCCGAGCGCGAGCAGGGACACCAGGCATCGCGGGAGCCGGTACATGGTTGGTTTCTACCACGGGGTCGCGGCGTGCCCTCCGCAACGACCGGCGTGTTCGCCGAGCGTGTCGGTCCGGCACTCAGCGTTGCGCTGCCGGCCAGGCTCGGACGACGCGCGCTGGGTCACCGGCACGGTGATCGACGCGACCGGCGGCTCGGGCCTGTGAATCTGCACTCCGTGGGCGGGAGTACCAGGCGCCGGCCGCGACCCGAGGCAGGCGGGCCCGCTCGCTCACCGAACGCGGGTGCGCACCAATTCCCGTGCCCCGGCCCGGTACCGCTCCACGATCAATCGCACCACGGCCGGGTGGACGCCGATGGGTTCGGCGACGCCGTCGGCGCCTGCCTCGTGCAGGCGCTGGTGGAACAGGCCGTGGGCCAGCAGGTACGACGCGATGAAGACACGCTGGGCGCCGGTTTCGCGCAGTTCGGCGACGACCTCCGGCACGCGAGGCGCGCCGGTGGCGACGTAGGCGATGCGGACCGGGGTGCCGAGGTTCTCGGCGAGCATGCCGGCGGCGCGGCGGACGTCCTGGCGGGCGCGGGCGTCCGAGGAACCGGCGGCCGCGAAGACCACCGCGTCGCCGGGGCGCCAGCCCGCCGCGCGCAGGCGCAGGTGCATGATCCGGGCCAGGGCCGGGTCGGGGCCCATGGCCGGGGTCACCGCGACCGACGGGTGCGCGCTCTCGGCGATCTCCCGGGGCACGTCCTGGTAGACGTGGTAGCCCGAGGCCAGGAACGCCGGAACCGCCACGGCCGGAACGGATTCCGCACGGTCGGCCAGATCACGCAGCACCTCCGACGGCGAGGGGCCGAGGACGTCGACGAACGCGGTGCGCACGCGGGGCACGCCGCCGAATTCCGCGCTGCCGTCGAGGGCCGGGCGGTCGAGCTCGCGCGCCACCGCCTCGGCCAGGCTCGCGATCATCTGCACGCCCTTAGTGCTGCGGGTGCCGTGCGCCACCAGCACCAGGGCGGGCGCGCTCACCACGTGACCGCCTGGGCAAAGCGCGGTGCCCGGGTCGGCGTTCCGACTCCGGGCACCACGGGACGTGGGTTGTTGTCGGTACATTCGGCCGGGTCGAGCGCCAATCGGTAGCCGCGTTTGACCACGGTCTGAATGGCCTTGGGCGTGCCCAGACCCGCACGAAGACGGGCGATCGCCGTCTCCACCGCATGGGTGTCGTCACCGCCGCCGGGCAGGGCCGCCAGCAGATCCTCCCGGGACACGACGCGGCCGGGCTGACGGGCCAGCGAACGCATCAACGACATCGGCGCGGGCGCGAGCTGACGGACGACGCCGTCGACCACCACACACCCGCCGCGCACACTGATGGTGTGCCCGGCCGCGTGAATCCGGTTGGCGCGCCGCGGCAGTTCCTCGGCGACGTGCCGGGCCAGCGCACCGAGCCGGGCCCGCGCGGGCATCGACGTCGGCACCCCCAGCTCCTCCAGCGGCGCCGCGGTGATCGGGCCGACACAGGCGGCCAGCACCCGCCCGCGCAGGGCGTGCAGCAGGCCCTCGATCATCCCGGTTTCCTTGGCGCGCATCAACATCGACGCCACGGCGGGCGCGCTGGTGAAGGTGACGCAGTCCAGGTTCGAGGTGACGATGGCCTCGATCAGCTGATCCATCGGGCCTTGATCGGCGGGCGGGGTCCAGCGATACACCGGCACCGGCACCACATCGGCGCCGGCGCAACGCAATACCTCGCAGAAGTCGGGAACCGGCTCCCATTCGGTGGTCGCGCCGTGCAGCTGCACCGCGATGCGCACACCTTCCACGCCTTCGGCCAGCAGGTGGTCGAGCACCTCGGCCGAGGACTCCGACGCCGGCGACCATTCCTCGCGCAGTTCGGCAGCGCGGATGGCGCCCTTGGCCTTCGGGCCGCGGGCCACCACCCGGGTGCACGCCAGCGTGGCGCGCAGCTGTTCGGCCAGGCCCCAGCCTTCGGCGGCCTCCATCCAGCCGCGGAAACCGATACCGGTGGTGGCGACGGTGATCTGCGGCGGATCGTCGACGAGCCGG
This genomic interval carries:
- a CDS encoding VOC family protein: MITGAHSIIYASDAEAARAFFRDVLGLAHVDAGHGWLIFKSPPAELAVHPTGPGDGGRTEMYLMCDDLAATIADLRAKGVEVADDVEEAGWGRVTRVTVPGAGEIGLYEPLHPTANDLD
- a CDS encoding CapA family protein; this encodes MTGGRMPVTVLLGGDVMLGRGVDQILPRPGRPELREPWVHDARSYVEAAERVNGPIPRPVAVDWPWGEVPRVLDDLAPDLRLLNLETAITADGDFDPDKGIHYRMHPGNIGALTAIAPSACALGNNHALDFGRPGLLDTLDTLAGAHVQAVGAGRDLATARTPAILPLSNGRRALVVSVGARSSGVPRSWAAGADRPGLWWIDHPGARGAEEIAAELSAHRRTGDVLIVSVHWGPNWGYGISRSEQEFARRLIEAGVDIVHGHSAHHPRPIEVYRGKAILYGCGDVIDDYEGIGGHESYRPELRLLYLVTVDGGTTVRMLPLCVRRIQLRRAGGTHTRWLRDRLADISAPFGTRVRLDEDDLLTI
- a CDS encoding NUDIX hydrolase; the encoded protein is MSDSGAKPWAKRSDDDTRSALADALSLFPRRAVEPNGYKPAAVAIAIVTGPDGLGMWLTERAPTLRAHAGQFALPGGRLDAGEDTIAAALRELHEELGVELQHSDVLGLLDDYPTRSGYLMTPVVVWAGADPDLRPNPAEVAVVHRISFTELDVAPEFARIDGSDRPLIRLPLLGGHLHAPTAAIMYQFREVALHRRHTRVDHIEQPRFAWE
- a CDS encoding alpha/beta hydrolase, which codes for MYRLPRCLVSLLALGAFLLPTAVVAVIFPAPATAAPGASAILSVRPLGGRELEVVVHSAAMNRPITLWMSHPGAGAPTLYLLNAVDGGEDGGPWTRRTDVAQFFSDKHVNVVVPMGGRASYYTDWLADDPVLGRNQWETFLSRELPPLLAERFQTTGRNAVAGLSMSATSALNLAIRSPGLYQAVGAFSGCTRTSDPMAVATVFTQLGVFGANAANMWGPPGHPAWAEHDPMLHLDRLRGLAVYVSSGNGGPGVHETLASPDINGNPIKLADRMLVGGAMEAFVSGCTRPLVDSLAAQRIPATVNLRPGTHAWQYWQDDMHQSWSVFAPALGV
- a CDS encoding sirohydrochlorin chelatase — translated: MSAPALVLVAHGTRSTKGVQMIASLAEAVARELDRPALDGSAEFGGVPRVRTAFVDVLGPSPSEVLRDLADRAESVPAVAVPAFLASGYHVYQDVPREIAESAHPSVAVTPAMGPDPALARIMHLRLRAAGWRPGDAVVFAAAGSSDARARQDVRRAAGMLAENLGTPVRIAYVATGAPRVPEVVAELRETGAQRVFIASYLLAHGLFHQRLHEAGADGVAEPIGVHPAVVRLIVERYRAGARELVRTRVR
- a CDS encoding uroporphyrinogen-III synthase, which translates into the protein MTTPDAGASLAGFTVGVTAARRSEEFATLLTRRGATIMSAPAIRIIPLADDNELERVTRRLVDDPPQITVATTGIGFRGWMEAAEGWGLAEQLRATLACTRVVARGPKAKGAIRAAELREEWSPASESSAEVLDHLLAEGVEGVRIAVQLHGATTEWEPVPDFCEVLRCAGADVVPVPVYRWTPPADQGPMDQLIEAIVTSNLDCVTFTSAPAVASMLMRAKETGMIEGLLHALRGRVLAACVGPITAAPLEELGVPTSMPARARLGALARHVAEELPRRANRIHAAGHTISVRGGCVVVDGVVRQLAPAPMSLMRSLARQPGRVVSREDLLAALPGGGDDTHAVETAIARLRAGLGTPKAIQTVVKRGYRLALDPAECTDNNPRPVVPGVGTPTRAPRFAQAVTW